CCACTTCCTGAAAATCAGTTCCAATTTGAGGATGAAAATACATTAACTTGCCTGAAAATTTTGCATCAAAAATCTCAATATCAGAAAATCTTTGATTGTTCTACATCAAAAAATGGAAGCTGGtcaagatatattttttttatttgttgaccTTTCTTTTATGGATAACACTGATGACACACAAAAAATGTCTAGGTAcacaactttcttttatttttaagaatcatCACCCAAGGATATGCATTGAAAAGTATAACATAATGGCTAAATTAGGAAAACTGTATGGTTAATTATCTATTTCATTTCTCATGAGTAccatagtaataataatattggtTCCATCAATGAGAAAGAATTCTTATAAAGGGTAATTGGATGGTTATACTAGAAACTCAATTGTACAGTACTTGGGGGTAAGAAAAAAATGGCTGAATTGTATTTCTTAAACACTTTCTGAAACGACTAGAACACTCATTTGAATGGTATGATGAGTATCATGCTACCATGGGCAGATTAAAACTGTGGTTAGTTTCTTctggttttcttttcttgatttaCAGTTTCCTGGTTAAGCTAAAACTGTAGCTGTCCCATAAGTTAATTAGTTCTCTGAATTGATTTGCCAATATGTAAATACCACACTGGtcttcattataattttttatcttccaGGGTCGTTTCCAAGTGACAATTACCAGGAAGGTGGTGGGATTTGTCTCCACTGCTGTTCTTCAATCCTGTTGAAGTCGTTGCAGCCATCCATTTTTGAATAAAGTCCAAGCTTCTAGTTGTTTAGAAAATTAGTAAGGACTCCTTGAATATAGAAGATCACATTTCCACATTCCAGAAtttgttttcatcaatttaaaGGGATTTATTCATTTGTAAATGCATATTCTATTTTGGCCTGCATTTCTGGATTGGGATTATGCCATTCTCCATCAATCACCAATATTCCACAATGTTGACTGCAAAAAGGGTGTGCTACCCAACTACAAATATATGATCAAAAGTAACTTGAATGCCATAACGATTACAATGTtaatatcccaaaaaaaaaaaaaaaaaaattcatttcctaTTCTATTCCACATATTCTTTACCTGTAAAAAGCACTAGTCCTCATATGTCTGCCGACAAAAAGGATAGGTTTCTCACTTGTTAATAATAAGATCCACatatttgctttgttttgtttgtttgctttctttctttctttctttcttttccctctttttctTCCTCCTAGCTACCCccaactgaaaaaaaaaattaaaaagaattaggTCACAACTTGAATTTAACGAGCCGAGTCCAACATGAGATCATAGTACTCCTTTATGGAAAAGTAGCGGATTACTTTGAATCTTCCTCAGATGCAACCGTCTCTGCCTTTGAAAACTAGAGGCACACCTTCACTCGAGATAACCTTTGTTCTCCTTCTATAAATGCCACCCCTTGTTCTCACATCTCTCTTCACCTCAAACCATTCTCTGCAAACCAATCAATCCTCCTTCTCTTCCTCTTTTGatccttttcatttcaagctCTAAGATCATGGGTGTTTTCACTTACGAGAGTGAGGTCACTTCCTCGGTTCCCCCAGCCAAGATGTTCAAGGCCGCTATCCTCGATTCTGACAACCTCATTCCCAAGATAAGGCCTCAAGATATCAAGAGTGTGGAAATCCTACAAGGACAGGGAGGTCCCGGAACCATCAAGAAGATTCACTTTGGTGAAGGTTAGTTTCTATTATAATCATTGCAGCACATATAACCATCGTTGCATGGTGCCATGAACATGTTAACAGATAGACTAACGGggattctttaattttatttttttttctttttctttttcttgtttccaGGCAGAAAATTCAAAAGCATGACACACAGGGTTGATGCGATTGACAAAGAGAACTTCTCATTCAGCTACACTGTGATTGACGGAGATGTTTTGACGAGCGGCATTGAATCACTTTCTCATGAGGTCAAAGTGGTGGCTTCTCCTGATGGAGGATGCATCTTCAAGAACACCAAAAAGTACCACACCAAGGCCGGTGTAGAGATCAGTGAAGAGCACGTTAAGGGCGGCAAAGAGGAGTCTCTCGCATTGTTCAAGGCTATTGAAGCCTACCTCTTGGCACACCCTGATGCCTATTAAGTAAAATTGCCTGTAGTAATTGAGATATCAGTCTCTTGAGTCCACCTTCATATTCATAGCATCAGTCTTAATAAGTTTGgatcttttgtgtttttttccgTATGGCCAAAGTAGCCTCGGCTTAGAAATAAGAGTTTCCTAGGTGTGATCCTTGGGAGTACttgtaatgttttatttcaATGAAAAGTCCTTGTTATATTgccttaataaataaatatattgaaaatcaTCTTTTTACTGATCAAGCAATATTATGGCACTCCACCGAGTCCAAATTAGTCAAAAGATTGTTGTTAGTGAATTACTGTAGAGGgctatttattttgatatatgaaTGATCGATGCTGTAAACAGGAAATACTTTATTTGgaaaaccatttttaattttatttatttatttatttatttattttaaaaaaattggtttctattaaatgattatttaatttcttataaacaATGACTTCTACCTTAGGACCCACAATAGGGTTAAGAGGTATGCCCAATGCTTCAATTTAATAGAAAGAACACCTATCAACAAGTCAAGGATGGATGAAATAATTCTAATTTTGCAAATCTAACCCTCTACATAGTTTAACCTCAAAAATGACTCATGCTCGACAAAAGTACCTTTTAACCTattccttattatttttattccaaaggTTTTGAAGTTAACTATCATCCAAATCACTATGAAGAAACTTAAGGAATGTTAAGCCCATAGTTGAGATGAAACATGCAATTTTCATTTGTATGGGCATCCAAATAGAAGGATCATTATTACAATTTCCATCTATGTACTTATCCGATCTCTATAAGCACCAAAGAAATTTATATTTCCATttacatgaaataaataaaaaaatcactatTACGATTTTTATGCCTTGTTACTCCATAGTGTGCCAAAGCTATAATGATCTCAAGGATATAAAAGGATTGATGGTTTACATGTTTTCTAATTATCGTCATATTGATCACATCGACTATAACAACGTATACTCTTACCTTCTCCACAAAAAAggatcttttttttctttggtcttCTTTTTAGCCACCTTGTTTAAGGTATTATCCAATCCATATCATTTGAAATTCAATAGATAGACTATGAATATGAAGACAACAATGAGTTAGTAGTGAAGTATTGGGAGCATTGAATGTGACATGAAATGTTATAATGTCTACAAGTGGTAACAACCTATGGACATGGAATATGATCAAGATCAAATTGTCGACATGTGCTCAAACTAGTGTCTAAATTCACTTGGGTAAATATTGATGACCAACCCCTTGATATGTGTTCTCTTACGCTCTCACCAATCAGTCAACTGCTTGCATGTGAAACATCATCTCTAACTTGCAAGTATGTGTTGAATATTATTTCGTTATCTAAAACATATTGAAATTTCCCAACATGGCTACATGAATTTGTCGTTTGCATTTTGTCAGGATAAAACTCTTGAAAACATcatgatgtaataaaataaggtttaattaataactttatttatttatgattccCATTTCTATCCTTATTTACATGAATTGTTATCTAAGTATTCATATCTCTTTCACTTGTATTGTATGTGACTtagggtgcattaggagttatataGAAGATTCAAGTCATGTGTTTCTTACAAGATGATAAATAGTTCACAatcagttcatggatttaggtaaTCTATTAGAGACTATAGTAGATTACCTCCCAATTtaagggatgacttgtcttaatcATTAAGATAATTTTCCctagtgagtgcactagtatgtacAATTACGCATCAAACAAGACTTACAATAAATCACATTAGTTTTTGGGTAAGTATGATTCACTAAAATTCTATGTTGCATGAGCTTTCAAACTTGAGAGAATATTCAGATAATGCTAATGTATTTAGtggattttgttaaaatatagCCCTACaaagcaagacatgatataacatattttagtttcattaataaatttatttatgtaaGATTTTAGTTTCCTTTATTATCATATTTACATTAATTGGTTATCTAAATATTCACACGTATATTAGAAGTTGCATAAAATTATCCATGTGTCTTTATAAGATGAAACCCATCAAAAAGCAGCCTCAACTATACAAACACAACCAACTTGCATGAAATTTCTGCGTCCAATTTTGGAAAGTTCAAAGTACTCCACCTATTATGATTATCAAATTGGTGTCCACTTCCTGAAAATCAGTTCCAATTTGAGGATGAAAATACATTAACTTGCCTAAAAATTTTGcatcaaaaatctcaaaatcagAAAATGTTTGATTATTCtaaatcaaaaaaattaaagttggtcaagatatttctttttatttgttgacCTTTCTTTTACAGATAACACTGATGACACAAAAAATGTCTAGGTAcacaactttcttttatttttcagaatCATCACTCAAGGATATGCATTGAAAAGTATAACATAATGGCTAAATTAGGAAAATTGTATGGTTAATTATCTATTTCATTTCTCATGAGTAccatagtaataataatattggtTCCATCAATGAGAAAGAATTCTTATTAAGGGTAATTGGATGGTTATACTAGAAACTCAATTGTATAGTACTTGGTGGTAAGAAAAAAATGGCTGAATTGCATTTCTTAAAACACTTTCTGAAACTACTAGAACCCTCATTTGAATGGTATGATGAGTATCATGCTACCATGGGCAGATTAAAACTGTGGTTAGTTTCTTctggttttcttttcttgatttaCAGTTTCCTGGTTAAGCTAAAACTGTAGTTGTCCCATAAGTTAATTAGTTCTCTGAATTGATTTGCCAATATGTAAATACCACACTGGTCTTCATTCTAATTTTCTATCTTCCAGGGTCGTTTCCAAATGACAATTACCAGGTAGGTGATGGGATTTGTCTCCACTGCTGTTCTTCTTCAATCCTGTTGAAGTCGTTGCAGCCATCCATTTTTGAATAAAGTCCAAGCTTCTAGTTGTTTAGAAAATTAGTGAGGACTCCTTGAATATAGAAGAGTACATTTTCACATTCCAGAAtttgttttcatcaatttaaaGGGATTTATTCATTTGTAGATATATATTCTATTTTGGCCTGCATTTCTGGATTGGGATTATGCCATTCTCCATCAATCACCAATATTCCACAATGTTGACTGCAAAAAGGGTGTGCTACCCAACTGCAAATATATGATCAAAAGTAACTTGAATGCCATAACTATTACAATGttaatatccaaaaaaaaaatcatttcctgTTCCATTCTACTTATTCTTTACCTGTAAAAAGCACAGTCCTCAGATGTCCACCGAGGAAAAGGATAGGTTTCTCACTTGTTAATAATAAGATCCACatatttgctttgttttgtttgtttgctttctttctttctttctttcttttccctctttttctTCCTCCTAGCTACCCccactgaaaaaaaaattaaaaagaattaggTCACAACTTGAATTTAACGAGCCGAGTCCAACATGAGATCATAGTACTCCTTTATGGAAAAGTAGCGGATTACTTTGAATCTTCCTCAGATGCAACCGTCTCTGCCTTTGAAAACTAGAGGCACACCTTCACTCGAGAAAACCTTTGTCCTCCATCTATAAATGCCACCCCTTGTTCTCACATCTCTCTTCACCTCAAACCATTCTCTGCAAACCAATCAATCCTCCTTCTCTTCCTCTTTTGATCCTTTTCATTTCAAACTCTAAGATCATGGGTGTTTTCACTTACGAGAGTGAGGTCACTTCCTCGGTTCCCCCAGCCAAGATGTTCAAGGCCGCTATCCTCGATTCTGACAACCTCATTCCCAAGATAAGGCCTCAAGATATCAAGAGTGTGGAAATCCTACAAGGACAGGGAGGTCCCGGAACCATCAAGAAGATTCACTTTGGTGAAGGTTAGTTTCTATTATAATCATTGCAGCACATATAACCATCGTTGCATGGTGCCATGAACATGTTAACAGATAGACTAACGGggattctttaattttattttttttctttttctttttcttgtttccaGGCAGAAAATTCAAAAGCATGACACACAGGGTTGATGCGATTGACAAAGAGAACTTCACATTCAGCTACACTGTGATTGACGGCGATGTTTTGACCAGCGGCATTGAATCAATTTCTCATGAGCTCAAAGTGGTGGCTTCTCCTGATGGAGGATGCATCTACAAGAACACCAAAAAGTACCACACCAAGGCCGGTGTAGAGATCAGTGAAGAGCACGTTAAGGGCGGCAAAGAGGAGTCTCTCGCATTGTTCAAGGCTATTGAAGCCTACGTCCTGGCACATCCCGATGCCTATTAAGTAAAATTTCCTGTAGTAATTGAGATATTAGTCTCTTGAGTCCACCTTCATATTCATAGCATCATTTGTGTTTTAGCCATATGGCCAAAGTAGCCTCGGCTTAAAAATAAGACTTTCCTAGGTTTGATCCTTGGACTTGTAATGTTTTATTAGAATGATGAGTCATCGTTGTAATACTTTCATAAATATACGAAATTATTAAGCAATATTCCGGCACTGCACTAACTCCAAATTTGTCACTAAGATTGTTGTTAGGGAATTACTGGAGGGAGCAATTTATTTTGACATGTGTATGATGGGTTTACAATGGAAATACTTTAATTGAAAAACcatctttaaatttattttatttaaaaaaaaaaatgtttctattaaatgattatttaatttattatgacaCAATGACTTTGACTTAGGACAAGAATAGGATTAAGACCCAATCCTTCGATTTAATAGAAAACAATACTTACTAACCAGTCAATGATGGATGAAATATCTCCATTTTAGGAAATCTAATCCTCCACacattttaacataaaaatgacTTATTCTTGACAAAATAACTTCTCAACCCAttccttattatttttgttcCAAAAGTTATGaagttaattataattattatgatCAATCATTGTGAAAAACTTAATGAATGTTAAGTCCATAGTTGAGAAGGGACATGCAATTTTCATTCATAATTTATACATGATGTCCTCTCACAATGTACAAAAAAGTAATTTATATTTCCATTCACATggtattgaaaaaaaatcattcttctAGTTTTCATGGCTTGTTAGTCCATAGGGTGCCAAAGCTATAATAATCTCAAGGATGTAAAAGGATTGAttatttgcatattttttattatggcCATATTTGATGGCATCAACCACAATGATGTGTGCTCTTACCTTCTCATCTAGAAAAGATTCTTTCTTGTTGTCTTCCTTGTTTAAGGTATTATCCAATCCATATCATTTGTGTTAGAATATTTGGAAAAACTTCGATCCAAGCCTTGGATTGTGAGGTGCATACATCTATCATCCTGAGGATCCTAGATCTAATAGAAAcaatatatacacacacatatattaAAACATTAGATCTAGAAGTTTTGAAAACTTTACTTTTGATCTGGATgttcttatattaaattcaattgGTGAAGAAGATCTCAAAACCTACATATCTTCCACCCATTGTATCAGTACTCTTGAAACCTTGTACTTGAGAAGGGCAAACATCTCTCTACAAGGATGAAGGTTAGGATTCTTTTTCTCCGGAAGTCAATGGATAAGAATGTGTCTAATTTTAAACCCCTAAGGGAGCttatataaacttttttataggtttaagtgacttaaattcatattgggcttgggtcacttaatttagcacATTAgattctaattaattatttagtcTTATTGGGTCGTAATTAACTAATTagcttaattaaaaaagaatcatTCATAAACTTCTGTGCAAtcttatattttactaaaatacTCTTATGTGTACACTTATGGAGAAGAAACTAATAAATCCATAAAATAACATGTCATCGAGAAATGTGAGCTAAAGCATGGATCATTGAGACCCATAGAAAAATATGGGTTCCCTCATaaccaattttaaaattgactcaacatctcaTTATAAAGAGTCAACTGCACTTTactattttatgaaaattatatcaagattaattaaattcaatttaatcaatttctgGGGCTCATAACCTATTATTCACTACATGTAAACTCCTCATAAACTAATGTCTATAATTAAAAAGGTACAAAATGTTAACCTCTTAAAATTGATCACTTCTGCTAACCTTAAGTCTTATATCTActtataatttgataaattgataTACTTTAACTCACCAACACTATATTTCAAATTCCACAAAAAGAATTACTACAACACCACAAATTTGAAGTTCCTTGCAGCCATTACAGCCATCCATTTTTGAATAAAGTCCAAGCTTCTAGTTGTTTACAAAATTAGTAAAGCCTCCTTGAATATAGAACAGTCCATTTTAACATTCCAGAAtttgttttcatcaatttaGAGGACTTCTCATTTTGGAcatatttattcaattttagcCTGCATTTATGGACTGGGATTGCGCCATTCTCCATGAATCACCAATATTCCACAATGTTGACCGCAAAAAGGGTGTGCTACCAACTGCAAATATATGATCAAAAGTAACTTGAATGCCATAATTACAATGTTGATATCCaaagaaaaaattcattttctgtTCTATTCTAAATATTCTTTACCTGTAAAAAGTACTAGTCCTCAGATGTCTACCGAGGAAAAAGATAGGTTTCAGCCGAGTCCAACATGAGATCATAGTACTCCTTTATGGAAAAGTAGCGGATTACTTTGAATCTTCCTCAGATGCAACCGTCTCTGCCTTTGAAAACTCGAGACACACCTTCACTCGAGCAAACCTTTGTCCTCCATCTATAAATGCCACCCCTTGTTCTCACATCTCTCTTCACCTCAAACCATTCTCTGCAAACCAACCAATCCTCCTTCTCTTCCTCTTTTGATCCTTTTCATTTCAAACTCTAAGATCATGGGTGTTATCACTTACGAGAATGAGGTCACTTCCTCAATTCCCCCAGCTAAGATGTTCAAGGCCGCTATCCTCGATTCTGACAACCTCATTCCCAAGGTAAGGCCTCAAGCTATCAAGAATGTGGAAATCATACAAGGAGAGGGAGGCCCTGGAACCATCAAGAAGATTCACTTTGGTGAAGGTTAGTTTTGTATTATAATCATTGCAGCACATATAACTATCACTGCATGGTATCATGAACATGTTAACAGAACAGAATAGACTAATGGGggttctgtttttttttctctttctggTGTCCAGGCAGCAAATTCAAAAGCATGACACACCGGGTTGATGCGATTGACAAAGAGAACTTCACATTCAGCTACACTGTGGTTGACGGAGATGTTTTGACGGGCGGCATTGAATCAATTTCTCATGAGCTCAAAGTTGTGGCTTCTCCTGATGGAGGATCCATCTACAAGAACACCAGCAAGTACCACACCAAGGGCGATGTAGAGATCAGTGAAGAGCACATTAAGGGTGGCAAAGAGGAGGCTCTGGCATTGTTCAAGGCTATTGAAGCCTACGTCCTGGCACATCCCGATGCCTATTAAGTAAAATTGCCTGTAGTAATTGAGATATTAGTCTCTCGAGTCCACCTTCATATTCATAGCATCATTTGTGTTTTTGCCATATGGCCAAAGTAGCATCGGCTTAAAAATAAGACGTTCCTAGGTTTGATCCTTGGACTTGTAATGTTTTATTAGAATGAAGAGTCATTGTTGTAATACTTTCATAAATATACTGAAATTATTAAGCAATATTCCGGCACTGCACTAACTCCAAATTTGTCACAAGATTGTTGTTAGGGAATTACTGGAGGGAGCAATTTATTTTGACATGTGTATGATGGGTTTACACTGGAAATACTTTAATTGAAAAACcatctttaaatttattttattttaaaaaaaaaattgtttccattaaatgattatttaatttattatggcACAATGACTTTGACTTAGGACAAAAATAGGATTAAGACCCAATCCTTCGATTTAATAGAAAACAATACTTACCAACCAGTCAAAGAAAACAATACTTACCGACCAGTCAATGAAAACAACACTTACCAACCAGTCAATGATGGATGAAATATTTCCATTTTAGGAAACCTAACACCCTAcatattttaacataaaaatgacTTATTCTTGACAAAAATACTTCTCAACCCAttccttattatttttgttcCAAAGGTTATGAAGTTAACTATAATTATTATGATCAATCATTGTGAAAAACTTAATGAATATTAAGCCCATAGTTGAGAAGGAACATGCAATTTTCATTCATAATTTATACATGTCCTCTCACAATGTACAAAAaagtaatttatattttcattcacatggtattgaaaaaaaaatcaccctTCTAGTTTTCATGGCTTGTTAGTCCATAGGGTGCCAAAGCTATAATAATCTCAAGGATGTAAAAGGATTGATCAtttgcatattttttattatggcCATATTTGATGGCATCAACCACAATGATGTGTGTTCTTACCTTCTTCTCTAGAAGGGATTCTTTCTTGTTGGCCACCTTGTTATTTTCGTTTCAAAGGTTTTGAAGTTAACTATAATTATCAAGATATCATTATGAAAAACTTAATGAACTTTAAGTCCATAGTTGAAAAGAAACATgtaattttcattcttaatttatACATGTCCTATCATAATATacaaaaatgtaatttatattttcattcacATGGTAACCAAAAAAAATCACTCTTACAGTTTACATGGCTTGTTAGTCCATAGGATGCCAAAGCTATACTAATTTCAAGGATGTATAAGAATTGATCATTTGCATGTTTTCGATTATGACCATTTGATTGCATCAACTATAACAACGTGTGCTCTTACATACCTTCTCCTCTAAAAGGGATTCTTTCTTATTGGCCACCTTGTTCAAGGTATTATCCAATCCATATCATTTGTGTTAGAATATCTATAAAAACTTCATTTGAAGCCTTGGATTATTGTAAGGTGCATACATCTATCGTCCTAAGGATCCTAGATCTAATAGTAACAATATATGCACACACACATATTGAAACATTAGATCTAGGAGTTTTGAAAACTTTACTGTTGATTTGAATGTCCTCAGATCAAATCCAGTTGGTGAAGAGGATCTCAAAACCCACATATATCTTCCACCCAATGTATCACTCTTGAAGTTTGGTACTTGAGAATGGTAGACATCTTTCTCTACAGGGATGAGGTTTGGGTTCCCTTTCTTGAGAAGTCAATGGATAAGAATGTGTCTAATTTTAAACCCCTAAGGAAgtttatatagattttttttttatgggcttaagtgacttaaattCATATTAGTCTTGAGTAACTTAATTTAGCAGattgggtcctaattaattatttaaccCTATTGGATTGTAATTAACtaattagcctaatccaaaaaaaaaaacccattcaTAAGCTTCTGTAAAACCTtgcatttgataaaaataaataaataaataaaacactcTTATGTGCACAGTTATGTATAAGAAACTCATAAATCCTTAAAATAACATATCACTAAGAATGTGAGCTCAAACAAAGACCATTGTAATCCATAGAAAAATATTGGCATCATCATAACCAATTCTAAAGTCGATTGAACATCTCATTACAAAGAGTCACTTGCACTTTAGTATGCTATGAAAATTATATCAAGAATGAAAttgattaaattcaatttaattaatttctcagGATTATGACCTACTCTCCATTACATGCAAACTCCCTATGAACTGATGTTCATAACTTAAAATGCTACAAACTATCAACCTCTTAAAATCAATCA
This region of Vitis vinifera cultivar Pinot Noir 40024 chromosome 5, ASM3070453v1 genomic DNA includes:
- the LOC100251668 gene encoding major strawberry allergen Fra a 1.05-like, whose translation is MGVITYENEVTSSIPPAKMFKAAILDSDNLIPKVRPQAIKNVEIIQGEGGPGTIKKIHFGEGSKFKSMTHRVDAIDKENFTFSYTVVDGDVLTGGIESISHELKVVASPDGGSIYKNTSKYHTKGDVEISEEHIKGGKEEALALFKAIEAYVLAHPDAY
- the LOC100261887 gene encoding major allergen Pru av 1: MGVFTYESEVTSSVPPAKMFKAAILDSDNLIPKIRPQDIKSVEILQGQGGPGTIKKIHFGEGRKFKSMTHRVDAIDKENFSFSYTVIDGDVLTSGIESLSHEVKVVASPDGGCIFKNTKKYHTKAGVEISEEHVKGGKEESLALFKAIEAYLLAHPDAY
- the LOC100256795 gene encoding major allergen Pru av 1 is translated as MGVFTYESEVTSSVPPAKMFKAAILDSDNLIPKIRPQDIKSVEILQGQGGPGTIKKIHFGEGRKFKSMTHRVDAIDKENFTFSYTVIDGDVLTSGIESISHELKVVASPDGGCIYKNTKKYHTKAGVEISEEHVKGGKEESLALFKAIEAYVLAHPDAY